A portion of the Paenibacillus hamazuiensis genome contains these proteins:
- a CDS encoding HAD-IA family hydrolase: protein MKPLQTYKAIFFDVGDTLMTIPAARIVIRQHLAGRALHREEKQIEDSFTEAFRLLYYGKPDVPEACTPESDRAFWVKLYTYMLGRLGVQDEWTEEEIHRCCHELYDLFTAPEHYELFDDVEETLPRLRDNGFRLGIVSNFAPTLKHILRHKGIVHYFDPIIVSTEVGLEKPNPAIFSLALEKAGLGSPDVLYIGDHDRNDIWAPNQVGIDALKIKRYDYHTGEGIGSLRELL, encoded by the coding sequence ATGAAACCGCTGCAGACATATAAAGCGATTTTTTTCGACGTAGGCGATACGCTGATGACGATCCCCGCGGCCCGCATCGTGATTAGGCAGCATTTGGCCGGGCGGGCGTTGCACAGGGAAGAGAAGCAAATTGAAGATTCGTTCACGGAGGCGTTCCGGCTGCTGTATTACGGGAAGCCGGACGTTCCGGAGGCTTGCACGCCGGAATCCGACCGCGCGTTTTGGGTGAAGCTGTACACTTATATGCTGGGACGGCTCGGAGTGCAGGACGAGTGGACGGAGGAGGAAATTCACCGCTGCTGCCACGAGCTGTACGATCTGTTTACCGCACCTGAGCATTACGAATTGTTCGACGATGTGGAGGAGACGCTGCCCCGGCTTCGGGACAACGGATTTAGGCTGGGCATCGTATCGAACTTTGCCCCCACGCTGAAACATATTTTGCGGCACAAAGGGATCGTTCATTATTTCGATCCGATCATCGTGTCGACGGAGGTCGGGCTCGAGAAGCCCAATCCCGCCATATTCAGCCTGGCGCTGGAGAAGGCCGGTCTCGGCTCGCCGGACGTGCTTTACATCGGAGATCACGACCGCAACGATATTTGGGCGCCGAACCAGGTCGGCATCGACGCTCTGAAGATCAAACGGTACGACTATCATACCGGGGAAGGCATCGGCTCGCTGCGCGAGCTGCTTTAA